A portion of the Vicia villosa cultivar HV-30 ecotype Madison, WI unplaced genomic scaffold, Vvil1.0 ctg.000320F_1_1, whole genome shotgun sequence genome contains these proteins:
- the LOC131626751 gene encoding uncharacterized protein LOC131626751, translating to MKNLHKHCFSNNIINRELGFFHPSSFTHHFYASQVLVQNLNLYAKLEGHEGCVNAVEFNSTGDVIVSGSDDRQVVFWNWESKSKLFDYHSGHEENVFQTKIMPFSDDSRIVTSAGDGQVRLGLLQEDGRVITTMLGKHDGSVYKLAVEPGSPHIFYSCGEDGFIQHFDLRSSSATKLFCCSSTVGNKKQPPRKIGLNSIVIDSRIPYYFAVGGSDEYARVYDIRKCRWDAAKDSDHPVNTFCPRHLIGSSNVHITGLAYSKSSELLVSYNDELIYLFEKNAGFDSLPSSAAYEDPKNLQETRVYSGHRNAQTVKGVNFFGPNDEYVLSGSDCGHIFIWKKKDAKLVRLMVGDQHVVNQLEPHPHIPFLATCGIEKNVKIWAPIGSDTPPLPSNAKEVIEANRKGREYRSRVTLTPDVMMHVLRLQRRQTLAYIERTHNSADIVSDDEDEEKYLLGLLEGDLSSEEDSSANSRDCNIS from the exons atgaaaaatctccATAAACATTGCTTTTCAAACAACATTATCAACAGAGAGTTAGGCTTCTTTCATCCCTCCTCTTTCACTCATCACTTTTACGCTTCTCAG GTTCTTGTACAGAACTTGAATTTGTATGCAAAACTAGAGGGTCATGAAGGATGTGTTAATGCAGTGGAGTTTAACTCCACTGGTGATGTTATTGTTTCTGGTTCTGATGATAGACAGGTTGTATTTTGGAATTGGGAATCCAAAAGTAAACTGTTTGATTATCATTCTGGTCATGAAGAGAATGTTTTTCAGACTAAGATTATGCCGTTTAGTGATGATAGTCGGATTGTGACCTCGGCGGGTGATGGTCAG GTAAGGCTTGGCCTTCTCCAGGAGGATGGTAGAGTTATCACTACAATGTTGGGGAAGCACGATGGTTCTGTATACAAGCTTGCCGTGGAGCCAGGAAGTCCCCACATATTTTATAGTTGTGGTGAAGATGGATTTATTCAACAT TTTGATTTGCGAAGTAGTTCAGCTACAAAACTTTTCTGTTGTTCCTCGACCGTAGGGAACAAAAAACAGCCTCCAAGAAAAATAGGGTTGAACTCCATTGTGATTGACTCTAGAATTCCATATTACTTTGCGGTAGGTGGATCAGATGAATATGCACGTGTTTATGACATAAGAAAATGCCGGTGGGATGCTGCAAAAGATTCAGACCATCCTGTTAACACGTTTTGCCCTCGTCACCTAATCGGGTCAAGTAATGTCCATATCACAGGATTGGCCTACTCAAAGTCAAGTGAACTCCTTGTCTCTTATAACGACGAGCTCATCTATCTGTTTGAGAAGAATGCAGGCTTCGATTCTTTGCCTTCATCTGCTGCATATGAAGATCCAAAGAATCTTCAAGAGACACGAGTTTACTCGGGCCATAGAAATGCACAGACAGTTAAAGGAGTGAATTTTTTCGGCCCTAATGATGAGTATGTGTTGAGTGGCTCAGATTGTGGCCATATATTCATCTGGAAGAAGAAAGATGCTAAGCTGGTGAGACTAATGGTTGGTGATCAACATGTCGTAAACCAACTTGAGCCCCATCCTCACATACCCTTTCTAGCTACTTGCGGcatagaaaaaaatgtgaaaatatgGGCGCCTATAGGGAGTGATACTCCTCCACTTCCTTCAAACGCGAAAGAG GTAATTGAGGCAAACAGAAAGGGAAGGGAATATCGGTCACGGGTCACTCTTACTCCTGATGTTATGATGCACGTTCTTCGTCTGCAGAGGCGGCAGACATTGGCGTACATTGAAAGAACACATAATAGCGCGGATATTGTGAGTGACGACGAAGATGAAGAAAAGTATCTTTTAGGATTGTTAGAGGGCGATCTATCTTCTGAAGAGGATTCTTCTGCAAATTCCAGGGATTGCAACATTAGCTAA